In Roseofilum casamattae BLCC-M143, one genomic interval encodes:
- a CDS encoding tetratricopeptide repeat protein, producing MVRLRDSRGQLHNHDLAGAVGCAIALIIKARAEARTYPGSTQKLVSLAEYTISHWRDIAEALETGKNEQFAPIEDSRVPELFSQALGGEAVSVLEKGDWLLLLQEMQQSAEISLPQNVVNELAENLRDKFIFALREVLKADFAGDGKAFASLVISLLGSLHAQLARVAGGTTTELPEANIEELNQAVEKLASVRQELEQNRSQFQQLGASMASGMEQILSEFQITRAQTEALVQSLQFWLRGELEEVKDVVREMGATLKEGQAEITAQIDSLREQLAEINQVQSQPTSGATSSFLGDRAPSITHWQGREKALQKVNGWLDNRNCKVSIILGVGGVGKSALASKIYAERQDFTSNYWADLSGAPELNSLARNILHKWVLLSEQEANDIPENQVMPYLMHQLQEQRYLLVLDNFESVSAKLEYRDFLQDLLSNCHHQSEILVTTQVPVKPELHWLETPQVLPLSGLSPVEGAQLLHSRKVKEEQAKLEAFSENVSGHPLTLTLVAGVLTNQEDEDEENRLTLAELTENINLVMDDPRIAGPHRRETVSLLVVLQRCFQRLAPVWQERLLLLAVLRQGFTRELVSQMVAAEVTRKDLSNLVKRGFLVALEQESDRPQRYEFLPLILTYLQHRAGDLTPAHQQAVAVYRDRCQMPEDLKTATVEDVQDYLEAFYHLCQLGEYEQAFDVLYNPENYRHSASKFLERRGYNFLLVELYLQLVQHLPNRQNWRYTASLTSLGIAYYSLGEYQKAIDYHQQSLQICEEIGDLSGIAASLNNLGSAYDSLGEYQKAIDYYQQSLDIFREIGDRSGIAASFNNLGSAYDSLGEYQEAIDYYQQSLQIQQEIGDRSGIAKSLGNLGNAYDSLGEYQQAIDYYQQSLDIFRAIGNQPLENKCLRLLIASRSRLEESQKTVELQGWETLFPGIKSIIRFARKNKLNLVLCSLAGVFAFPFALIWIIAILLYRLIRRTIR from the coding sequence ATGGTACGGTTGCGTGACAGCCGGGGACAGTTGCACAATCACGATTTGGCTGGGGCAGTGGGATGCGCGATCGCCCTCATCATCAAAGCCAGAGCCGAAGCTCGCACCTATCCCGGCTCGACACAAAAGCTGGTATCCCTAGCTGAATATACGATTAGCCATTGGCGAGACATTGCCGAAGCGCTGGAAACAGGAAAAAACGAACAATTTGCCCCAATTGAAGATAGTCGCGTTCCCGAGTTATTTAGCCAGGCTCTTGGCGGTGAAGCGGTTTCCGTATTGGAGAAAGGAGATTGGTTGCTGTTGTTGCAGGAAATGCAGCAGTCAGCCGAGATAAGCTTGCCCCAAAATGTGGTCAACGAACTCGCGGAAAACTTGCGCGACAAATTTATTTTTGCCTTGCGCGAAGTCTTGAAAGCAGATTTTGCCGGAGACGGGAAAGCTTTTGCGAGTTTGGTTATTTCCTTGCTCGGTTCTCTTCACGCGCAGTTAGCTCGAGTTGCTGGGGGAACGACGACAGAATTACCGGAAGCCAACATAGAGGAATTGAACCAAGCGGTAGAGAAACTAGCGTCCGTGCGGCAAGAGTTGGAGCAAAACCGATCGCAGTTTCAGCAGTTGGGAGCAAGTATGGCTTCCGGGATGGAGCAAATCTTATCCGAATTTCAGATAACTCGCGCGCAAACTGAGGCACTGGTACAAAGCTTGCAGTTTTGGTTGCGCGGGGAGCTTGAAGAAGTTAAAGATGTCGTGCGCGAGATGGGAGCAACTTTAAAGGAAGGACAAGCAGAGATTACCGCTCAAATTGATAGTCTTCGAGAGCAATTAGCAGAGATAAACCAAGTTCAGAGTCAACCAACTTCTGGAGCAACGTCTTCATTCTTGGGCGATCGCGCTCCCAGCATAACTCATTGGCAAGGAAGAGAAAAAGCGCTACAAAAAGTTAACGGCTGGTTGGATAACCGCAACTGTAAAGTGAGTATTATTCTTGGCGTGGGAGGCGTGGGAAAATCTGCGCTTGCCAGTAAGATTTATGCAGAGCGTCAGGACTTTACCAGCAATTATTGGGCAGATTTGAGTGGTGCTCCCGAATTGAATAGTCTCGCGCGAAATATCTTGCACAAGTGGGTTCTCCTTTCCGAGCAGGAAGCGAACGACATTCCGGAAAACCAGGTAATGCCGTACCTGATGCACCAGTTGCAAGAGCAGCGCTATTTGTTAGTGTTAGATAACTTCGAGTCCGTTAGCGCCAAATTAGAATACCGGGATTTTCTGCAAGACTTGTTATCCAACTGCCATCATCAGAGCGAGATTTTGGTCACGACGCAAGTTCCAGTCAAACCGGAGTTACATTGGCTAGAAACACCCCAGGTTTTGCCGTTATCGGGATTAAGTCCGGTGGAAGGAGCGCAGTTATTGCACTCGCGCAAAGTCAAGGAAGAGCAAGCCAAACTCGAGGCATTTTCCGAAAATGTCAGCGGACATCCCCTGACGTTAACTCTCGTCGCTGGGGTATTGACGAATCAAGAGGATGAGGACGAGGAAAACCGGTTAACTCTGGCAGAGCTGACGGAAAATATTAACCTAGTGATGGACGATCCTCGGATAGCGGGACCGCACCGCCGGGAAACGGTATCATTGCTGGTAGTCTTGCAGCGTTGTTTTCAGCGTTTAGCTCCGGTTTGGCAAGAAAGATTATTGTTATTGGCAGTATTGCGACAAGGATTTACCCGCGAGCTGGTATCGCAGATGGTAGCAGCAGAAGTAACGAGGAAAGATTTATCTAACTTGGTGAAGCGCGGATTTTTGGTGGCTCTGGAGCAAGAGAGCGATCGCCCCCAACGTTACGAGTTTCTGCCGCTGATTTTAACCTATTTGCAGCATCGCGCCGGAGATCTAACCCCAGCTCATCAGCAAGCCGTTGCCGTTTATCGCGATCGCTGTCAAATGCCAGAAGATTTGAAAACGGCGACGGTTGAGGACGTACAGGATTATTTGGAAGCATTTTATCATCTGTGCCAGTTGGGGGAATACGAGCAAGCGTTTGATGTGCTTTATAACCCAGAAAATTATCGGCACTCAGCAAGCAAGTTCTTAGAGAGACGAGGTTACAATTTTCTACTGGTTGAACTCTATCTGCAATTAGTACAACATTTACCCAACCGGCAAAACTGGCGCTACACTGCCTCTTTAACCAGCTTAGGCATTGCTTACTATTCTCTGGGAGAGTACCAAAAAGCCATAGACTACCACCAGCAGTCTCTGCAAATATGTGAAGAAATCGGCGATCTCTCTGGTATTGCTGCTTCTTTGAACAACTTAGGCAGTGCTTACGATTCCCTGGGAGAGTACCAAAAAGCCATAGACTACTACCAGCAGTCACTGGATATCTTTCGAGAAATCGGCGATCGCTCTGGTATTGCTGCTTCTTTCAACAACTTAGGCAGTGCTTACGATTCCCTGGGAGAGTATCAAGAAGCCATAGACTACTACCAGCAGTCTCTACAAATACAACAAGAAATAGGCGATCGCTCCGGCATTGCCAAATCTTTGGGCAACTTAGGCAATGCTTACGATTCTCTGGGAGAGTACCAACAAGCTATAGACTACTACCAGCAGTCTCTGGATATCTTTCGAGCAATTGGCAATCAGCCCCTAGAGAATAAATGTTTGCGGTTATTAATTGCAAGTCGTTCTCGCCTGGAAGAAAGTCAAAAAACTGTAGAGTTACAAGGTTGGGAAACGCTATTCCCTGGAATTAAATCCATTATCCGTTTTGCTCGAAAAAACAAACTCAACCTTGTCCTTTGCTCTCTTGCTGGAGTCTTTGCCTTTCCCTTTGCGCTCATCTGGATTATCGCCATCCTTCTCTATCGCCTCATCCGTCGTACCATCCGCTAA
- a CDS encoding DUF58 domain-containing protein: MTMMQAIADWLERKWVAPAYAGWLLSALAIFFFGAATNTMVGWLYVISGILGALLFMAAVLSLRSLRGIRVLRHRIRPVSAGEYFTLEIEIENRTSQPKTLLQARDVFPLVLGKPRRKAIAYIAPHGSYKWVYEHQTEKRGIYRWNGLQLRSAAPLGLFWCRRQQDAPAMAIVYPQVLPLRSCPLIDELGQQDTPQLKRDRQSVQNATEGLTRSLRPYRVGDPMRLIHWRSSARYGDLRVRELEAISGGEDAVIALDTEFAWEPEAFEQAVIAAASLFFYASRKTMNVRLWTANTGLVQGHQVVLEVLAGTTFGEPTRNLPHLPLVWLTGSRDRLNQLPAGSRWVLWSAATTESQQSIAKQALSGIEIVAEKSLESQLQQPMG; the protein is encoded by the coding sequence ATGACGATGATGCAGGCGATCGCCGATTGGTTAGAGAGAAAATGGGTCGCTCCAGCCTATGCTGGATGGCTGTTGTCGGCTCTCGCGATTTTCTTCTTTGGCGCGGCCACGAATACCATGGTAGGCTGGTTGTATGTCATCAGCGGTATTCTAGGAGCACTGTTGTTCATGGCTGCCGTTCTGTCCCTGCGATCGCTGCGCGGGATTCGCGTTCTGCGCCATCGAATTCGCCCCGTGAGTGCTGGGGAATATTTTACTTTAGAGATTGAGATTGAAAATCGGACGTCCCAACCGAAAACCTTGCTGCAAGCGCGCGATGTATTTCCTTTGGTGTTAGGGAAACCGCGACGCAAGGCGATCGCCTATATTGCCCCTCATGGAAGCTACAAGTGGGTTTACGAGCACCAGACCGAAAAGCGTGGAATTTATCGCTGGAATGGCTTACAGCTCAGAAGCGCCGCTCCTCTGGGACTCTTTTGGTGTCGCCGGCAACAAGACGCCCCAGCCATGGCGATCGTGTATCCGCAAGTGTTGCCCCTGCGCTCTTGTCCTCTCATTGACGAGCTGGGACAACAAGATACACCACAATTGAAACGCGATCGCCAAAGCGTCCAAAATGCAACTGAGGGCTTAACGCGATCGCTACGTCCCTACCGCGTTGGCGATCCCATGCGATTGATTCACTGGCGCAGCAGCGCCCGCTATGGCGATCTGCGCGTGCGAGAATTGGAAGCAATCTCTGGAGGTGAAGATGCGGTTATTGCTCTCGATACTGAGTTTGCTTGGGAGCCAGAAGCCTTTGAACAGGCGGTGATTGCAGCAGCCTCGCTCTTTTTCTATGCGTCGCGCAAGACGATGAACGTCCGGTTGTGGACGGCAAATACCGGATTGGTGCAAGGACATCAAGTTGTCTTAGAAGTCTTAGCGGGAACGACTTTTGGAGAACCGACTCGCAACTTACCCCATCTTCCTTTAGTGTGGCTGACCGGAAGCCGCGATCGTTTAAACCAACTGCCTGCAGGCAGTCGCTGGGTCTTGTGGTCTGCTGCAACAACCGAGTCCCAGCAAAGTATCGCCAAGCAAGCCTTATCTGGAATAGAGATTGTTGCCGAAAAATCTTTAGAATCGCAATTACAACAGCCGATGGGTTAG
- a CDS encoding class I SAM-dependent DNA methyltransferase has translation MSETTNQIKTAEELNSFDAIKEAHKLSGDADVLQDYYDKWSDNYDRDVDSEEYCGPEYLTAFFDLMPKKYGKFLNLRDRDIEILDCGCGTGLVGVALRRKGYKNVDGFDLSQGMVDAADKTDSYRALVGGCDMTKPIPEYAENSYDASLSCGVFTLGHVPPTALEEMIRITKPGGLVAVSTRKSYYDSTNFQEVCDRLVAEGTVKLVSSVIDGPYIAEEGAHYWAFEVC, from the coding sequence GTGAGCGAAACAACAAATCAAATCAAAACAGCAGAAGAGTTGAATAGTTTTGATGCGATCAAGGAAGCCCACAAGCTTTCTGGAGATGCAGATGTTTTACAAGATTATTACGATAAGTGGTCGGATAATTACGATCGCGATGTAGATAGCGAAGAGTATTGCGGGCCGGAATATCTGACGGCTTTCTTCGATTTGATGCCGAAAAAATATGGCAAATTTCTCAACCTGCGCGATCGAGACATCGAGATTCTCGATTGTGGCTGCGGCACCGGTTTAGTCGGAGTAGCTCTGCGTCGTAAAGGTTACAAAAATGTCGATGGCTTCGACCTGTCGCAAGGCATGGTAGACGCAGCAGATAAAACCGATTCTTATCGCGCTTTAGTCGGTGGATGCGATATGACCAAACCCATCCCCGAATATGCGGAAAACAGTTACGATGCGTCCCTCAGTTGTGGTGTATTCACTCTAGGACACGTGCCGCCAACGGCATTAGAAGAAATGATTCGCATCACGAAACCGGGTGGATTAGTCGCCGTGAGTACGCGGAAGAGCTACTACGATAGCACCAACTTCCAGGAAGTGTGCGATCGCCTGGTCGCTGAAGGAACTGTTAAATTGGTTAGCTCGGTTATCGACGGTCCCTATATTGCCGAAGAAGGCGCTCACTACTGGGCTTTTGAAGTGTGCTAA